CGATAAAAGTAACAGTTAAGTTAATGGAGCAAGCTACTTTTGACTACGTACTTGCTGTTGACATCGAAGGACATATTGAAGGATTAGTACTGGAGGAAGCACAGGAATTATTAGAGTTAACTCATACTGTTTGTCCATATTCAAAAGCAACAATGGGAAATATCAATGTAATAATTAAAGCCGTTTAAATTTTTTTCGAAAAAGAGGGAGATTACATGTCATCAACTACACCAGTAAAACAGATTATGCAGGAGCGTAAATCGGTTCGTAAATACAATGCTAAAACTAAAATATCTCGTGAAACAATAGTGCAGCTACTGCAAGATGCTACTTCAGCTCCTTCTTCGAGTAATATGCAACCATGGCGATTTATTGTCATTGATGATAAGGAAATTCAAAAGAGCATTAATTTCTTTTCATTTAATCAAGAGCAAATAGAAACAGCCTCTGCCATTATCGCTGTCATTGGAGATATTGAAATGTATGTAAATGCTGAGGTGATCTATGCAAAAAATGCGGAGCTAGGCTATATGCCAGAAGAAATTGCCAAAAAACTTGGACAAGACGCATTAGCAATGTACGGTTCAGCTTCAACAAAAACATTAGAAAACATAGTACATTTTGATGCTGGCTTAGTATCTATGCAGATAATGTTATTGGCGAAGGAAATGGGTTATGATACAGTTCCCATGG
This genomic stretch from Lysinibacillus pakistanensis harbors:
- a CDS encoding nitroreductase family protein, coding for MSSTTPVKQIMQERKSVRKYNAKTKISRETIVQLLQDATSAPSSSNMQPWRFIVIDDKEIQKSINFFSFNQEQIETASAIIAVIGDIEMYVNAEVIYAKNAELGYMPEEIAKKLGQDALAMYGSASTKTLENIVHFDAGLVSMQIMLLAKEMGYDTVPMGGFDKTKFAEYMELPANEIPILLIAIGEAAAPAYGSSRLPIDRIVRFNK